A stretch of DNA from Juglans microcarpa x Juglans regia isolate MS1-56 chromosome 5D, Jm3101_v1.0, whole genome shotgun sequence:
GATTAGAAGTCAGGAAACCACACCGCATTATTGACGCTGCTGATTAAGTCACGCCACATTTATGGAGCCGACACACCGCATTAAACAAAGTTCAACAGCAGgcacaaaaagaaaagcatgGACTCTATGGGAAAAAGACTATCTGCACCCTCCCCAGACAcagtataaatagcaagctcCAGATACCGAAAAACTCTTTTTGATCACTAAACTCTCTTATTTATTTGctacactcaaaaaatatttactaactttggcatcggaggttaCCTGGCTCCAAGGCCGCTTTCCCAAACCGTAGTCTTTTCTACCTTGTGCAGGGCTCGTTTTCGAAGATCTGAATTGTTAGAACTTGACCTAAAGGTATGCGAAACATGACGTTAATGCATACATTAATATGttattatctttttgtttttgtttgtttgctatcttttaaatattattttctattggCAGGGTTtctattgtaaataataaaatttgaagtaCTACATATGCTTATGATGGACTGGTCCACATATTTACTATTAAGATAGAGAATTACCTacgtcattaaaaatttgttaaaatttgtTGTAACTGAATTTCTCCTTGTAGTACTTTGTATCACATCTTCTAGAGGTTTTAGTGTGGCATTTTTATTGTACTTTGcttatattttgatattgagcaaTATTACGTACAGTCTTCATTTAGAGACTGTATGTGTAAatctagttaattttatcttttaaattttttaaaattacaataatatccttatcaaaatggtacttttttctatttaatgaaaatttcgCACATGTAATCCTCAAGAgagattgcaaatagaatttttctttgatgTTTACTGTACAATTCTTGTATTAAATTGTCAATGACTGAAATAGTAATACAGCTATGATATGTTGTGGATATATGGAGCAAAGCACATGCCTTGCACGTGTAGCCTCCACTAGGGTTCACTTCTAAAACGTCAAAAAAGGCCAAAGAtagaaagtatatatatactaaacctCAGCAATTTTAAGTTTCGTTTGTTtcataaattcatctcaactcatcattatatttttttaaaatttcaatacaaaatataataaacaatttaacttttttaaaactcaaaataataataataatatttaaaaataatattttaacaatatttaatatttcaaatcaactcaattcaacatccaaacataacctttatttatataaatagaaagTTTATCTTGATTTTTCTAAGTCCACTAGGGTTCATATATGATAACATctagaaatttatatttttttcataaaaaatacaacactttCAACAGAGCACACGTTCCTTGCACGTAATGTCCTACCCAGTTAGTTCAAAACTGCAAACATACCTAAACTTTCACCTAGACCAATGCAATGATTAGTCCGAGACCACGACAATGCAAAGAAAGAGAATTGGCAAGGCATGGACGAATTGTACTACAGTATCGATTGATGCATCCATGCATCGTGGCGCAAGGCAAGTAACTTAAGATGGGGCCCTGGAACTGGAACGAAGCTGTCAGAACTCTGTGGTCCACCCACCACAAGGCCCAAAGCTCTTCCGATACATATAATATGACACGCGGTGGCTTCCCAGTTCCCACTCCGTCCCATGACTAGAGCATTTTGAACCCCCCACCTAATCACTGTACCTACGACTGCCACAAATGTCAAGGAATATCTGCAACGACGCAAACACACCCACCTCGCAATTTCGCAAACGCTACACCATCCCACCAAATAATTCACACAGGCCCCGGCCATCAGAAAAGACTTCCAACATGCGGAAAGCTATCCTTGGAAACCTAGTGCAGGACCAACATGCATATATTTAATTGGATCAATCATCGGATACAGATATTGACAATATACAACTCGGCATAATTTTTAATGCAAATTCTTTAAAAGACCAGCAGCGTACAGCAATAATCGTTTTTTCATTGACTCGGTAAAGGGTAAGAAATATTCAGTCATTCAGTCTGACCAATTGTAAAGTTTGGAAAGTAAAGCTCTTCAAGACAAAATCTAATGACAGTTAGGCATAAAGAGAAAGGTCAGTGAATTCCCTTGCCAACCAAAGCTCCACACAACCAAGCAGAAGTTCTCAGCAGCCAAGCTCCTTAAACTTATGGTCGGTCAACAGAAGAACAGGGTGATCCAGACAACCAGACAAGGCTAGCGcgtcttcttgttctttttctttccttttttcctgtctcttttattttgtgGCTTTGGCCGTGATTTTTGCTTCCCAACTCTCTTGAATGTTTTCTTCTTACTCAAAGGTACATTGTGCTTCCTATCAGCTCCAGTTGATTGGGGCACTGCTGCAGTCAGTGTTTTGTCGATGGGGGGGATTTCTTGTTGATGTGAGATCTCACTTGTTGTAACTGTGACTTTCATGTTGCCATTATCATATGTTGTTGTCCCTTTCAAGAATAACAAAAACCCAACacaaataaatatcaaatgaGTATAACACATAATTAAAACACgttgtaacatttttttttttttttgggggggggggggggggggggaaccgCAGTCAGATTCATATATTGCATGAACCAAGTCAGCACAGAAAGTAAATTTAGGCTCCGTTTGGTTGTTGGACTGcactgagatcaactcagttcaatctaattttaagtagagcctaatatccaaacactcgattctttttttttttataagtatcaaaacactcaattctcaaaccactaaactcatttcaactcaaaacttctttatacgtgagacccacaatctttttcaactcaacacctctttacacacagaatccacaacctttttcaaattctcataaatacatctaaactcattttaacatccaaacacatctaaatttatcttaagtGGACCCCACAAAACttactccaccatctcaactcactactattcataaacaattcaactcatctcaacccagcttaacatccaaacgtagccttaagaGTATTCATAGGGAAATTGAATgagtcataaaaaatattaatgctCCGCCATTTAGCCCTCATAGGGTTCAATTAGGCATAATCAATGTGGTTATTGCAAGAATTCTCACAAATATTCTAAGACCCAAAGTGCCCCTCATGAAGCTTTACTGCTAATATCAGAAGAATATCTTCTATTACGATTTTAGCCCAGGGTCATTGATCACTGTTTAGATCTGCAACTATACCACAAATCGACCCATTGAACAATCAATGGCCTTGCAACCTGATGGCATTTGTCCCTTTCTTATGAGGAATGTCCGGGGATCAAGTCCCCATACCCCAACCccacttaaaaagaaaagactcATTGAGCCACAGATTAATTTGCAAGTAGGCCTGCAGCCCGAAACTACTGGATCCAGCAGTGCACAAATGTTTGTGATGAGTATTGAGAAAAACAAGCAGCTTATATATGATTGAAGCCCATCGATTGGAGAGTTTGAAAAATACCAGAAATAGATGCAATCGGctgatcatcttcttcctcttcttggaAGTCGTCACTTGCATTGGGTGTCGAAGCAGTGACTGGTGGAACTCCACCATGGAGAGCCAgttctttctcaaattttctctgCAACATACGTTATATAACAGAAATGGAACCATTAAAACCTACAAAATGCTTTTGGAATTACATAAGCCAATGAAAACACATAATCAGCAATGCTATGAGTGATACAAATAGGGACACATCAGTACAAAAAAGAATCTTGAAAACGTTGATGAGATGCATGGACATTCACAAAAAGGACTACTAGCCAAGTTAATATGCCACGGCCTTTCCAGTCCTCTCCCCTATTCCTTGTATGTCAATATCCTGTGTCCTCCCTGAGTTGTTTTCCATGccccattttttttcctgacaAGTCCATGCCTCCAAATATGTTGAACATAGCGGAGCGCACAACAGCTTGAGAAGTGGGGCATTATGGCTTTATACTGTACCAGCTTATGTCAATGCTAATGTGGCAGTGGATTCACAAATGAAAATGGCCACACAAAAAAGTTGGGACTTACGAATGGAAGATAGAGTATTTGTGTCTAACTCTAAGAAATCATCAGCCTTTATCCCACTTCTGTTCCTACTTACTTCTGTTCCAAATGTTTCCATTACTTTCTTATTTATAAAGATCTTTCAGTCGACGCATACACCCCTCCCGAAGAGCAGAATTTAAATTCAACAGTCCTAACATAGTCCCCGGTTTTATGGGTGCATTATACATATCGGgacattttacttgtaaaaaaaacatGTCGGGACATATGATTGAGAATGAGTTGGTgcattattatacataaaagaACAGCATAAAAAGGGTGCATTGTTACTACAAAATAACAGAGAAATTTATCAAGCTGCCTTAATTTGACAACGTTTTGTATGAAACTATTGACTCGCAGTGCATATTGTAACGAAACTACAACCTAATACGGATATCAAAGTTCGAAAGACCgaagctaaaataaaaatagaaccTTTTTGCGCTGTTCAATGCGCTTTCGCCTATCCGCCTCCCCTTGCTGCTTCTGCGCttcctttctccttttcttcttcctcttatgAAACCCACTCACATAGTCCCTTAtcgtaggaaaaaaaaaaaccccaaatcgaatacaaaaaattataccaaattttcaaacatccaaaccaccaaaaaaaaaaaaaaaaaaaaaaaaacaaaacaaaacaagaagaagCAGCAAATTTAGGGTTTGGTTCGAACAGAGTACTTGAGATCTTTCTCATTGAAACTGACAGCGAGAGCTTTGTTCTTGAGAGCCCTCTTCTTTATGTGCCTCCCTCGCGGGCGCCCAAGCTGGACTGCTTCCTCTTCAATTTCTTCTCCCATTGCTGTTTCAGAGCTCGCTGCTGTGGTTCCCTTGGTTGCTCTTGCTCCCATCTATTGTATGTTGGCATTGTCGCGCAGTTGTGTTTGTTAGGCCGGTTCGGGTCAGGTTGTGGGTCGGTTTTGTTTGGTCCAATACTAATCCGAAAAAATGAatgcatatttatttatagatagGGTTACAGAAATGCAGCCCAATATAAATGAGCGGGTGAGTACGGACTTAAAATGAGACTAATTTACCTCGGTTGTATTAAtgcagtaaaataatttgataaaataatttgataaaataatacgaattataatattttattaaattttgaaaaaatagaaagaaaaaattaaataaaaatattataaagtctaaaatttacttgaatataattttttaatataatttttgttttgaaatttaaaaacgttgtattattttttgtgttttactttaaactttgataaaaaattataataattaggtaattattaaatgaaaaagttgaaaatttaaaattaaaaaatatttttatttaaatgatgtttggaaaaaatatttgaaaatatcttaGAACAGTTGTGTTTCCGAACCCTTAGATTAGCCAAATTAGAAAGAGTGCAAGGTACTCTCAAATGATATGATACTAacgttttattttattgtatcaCTGTGagggataaaaataataaagccCAATACAAGACCCAGCAACCAGGCCACATTAGGAGTTAGGGGACAAGACGGGGACAAGGAGAGTATGGAGGTAATAGGGGGTGTGGGGCTGTCAGGAGGTAACATGGATGCTAGGGGGGTCAAGAGGTAAGGTAGGTGCAGAGGCCTGTTAAGGGGGCACGATCAAGCACGCAAATGTTTGGCCTTACCTGAGGAGCGCATATGGGAAAAGACAATCAGATAAATAGAAGGGGCTCTCTCTTCTCCTTGGTGAGTTCTTTTTCTCGTTTTTAAAGTTCTCATTCTCCAGAGAGAATTTTTCCTTCCTCAGCTTCTCCTTCCAAACCAGATATGCAGGGAGCTCCAATGAAGGCCTCTTCTCCAGTAAATTTATATTCAGCATCACCATTGTATAGTTAGatatgagagaccatgagagactgtaaacatgaatattatagtggatttctcctcTCCAAGCGcttgtggacgtaggcattatgcTGAACTACGTAAACTcatgtgttcatctcttttatttctctgcACTTATGTTTTTCATTCACCGTCATAGACGTACGAATCACCAATGTACAGCTGCACCGGAACACTGTTGGGAGCTCCAAATAACACCGAACGAGGTCTAAGTTGCTCCAGTGGGCTGTAAATGACCATTTCTCTCCTTCCAGCCTTTTGAACGATTTTTACCACATCAACgatatcatataatttaaaatttatataagcaTCAATTTTACTTGATATGACATGTTGTAATAGGAAGATAATACTGTCCAGACTTGAATAACACTTGATAATTACTGGACCAACTTGATAGAAGAGAAATACTTAATatacaaaacaaattttataaagtaaattttaaattaatataactagATATGATagttagattatatatatttttaatttataatagatctaaaatattatatatagccaCCAATACTTATTTATATAAGGAAAATACTATTCTCATCAAGGATTTTTACCCATTTTTTACAtcgatatgttttttttttttaatattaaggcagtttttttctaaaaaaaaaaatttaagggttcaaaaaaatatttaaaaaaaaaattacacactCGATAAGCTTTAGCGGTGACTCCCTTTGTGGGTgtaactaggggtgtaaccggtccaatTTGATactattttgtacattttttagaaccaaactggtatataccagttttgaaattttaagaaCCAATATGGGACCGATTCACTATCGAAACCAGAACTTCCGATTTTTCCAGTTTCCATCTAGTCTGGTTTTTCGATTTTACGGATTctctatgttagtaataatataatatttacatatactaaactattaatctatttatattatagtataagtacattattttataataattaacacatattagtacaatataaaatttaactatagtctatataagttttagactctttatatgagtatatatgatcaaatttgtaaa
This window harbors:
- the LOC121266405 gene encoding ribosomal RNA-processing protein 17, with the protein product MGARATKGTTAASSETAMGEEIEEEAVQLGRPRGRHIKKRALKNKALAVSFNEKDLKDYVSGFHKRKKKRRKEAQKQQGEADRRKRIEQRKKRKFEKELALHGGVPPVTASTPNASDDFQEEEEDDQPIASISGTTTYDNGNMKVTVTTSEISHQQEIPPIDKTLTAAVPQSTGADRKHNVPLSKKKTFKRVGKQKSRPKPQNKRDRKKGKKKNKKTR